TAATATACTTATCCACAGAAGAAAGCGAAAAAAAATTATATTTTGAGTAATTCAGCCCACGTTTCCAGCCACTCCTGAGCTGGATCTTCGGGAATGTCATGCTGCGTGACGTCGATCTTCAATACTTCGCCGATCCGGCGTGCGCCCAGCGCCTGCATGAGTTGATCGACTTTCTCGACGGCTCCGCAGAAGGTGTCGTATTCGCTGCTGCCGATTCCTATTGCACCGTAATTCAGGCCGGATAAATCGGGTCGTTGTGTGGCAAGGGCATCATAAAAAGGTTGCAGGTTATCTGGCAGGTCGCCTGCGCCGTGTGTGGATGTGACCACCAGCCATAATCCGCCCGTTGCAACGTCATCCAGCGCAGGCCCATGCACGAGCGTGGTGGAGAACCCTTCTTGTTGCAGCAGAGATTCAAGATGTTCGCTAACGTACTCGGCACTACCAAGAGTGCTGCCACTAATAAGGGTTATGTCAGTCATACGCGCTCCCACCTGATTAAACGACGGCACATTGTACGCTGTGATCAGGGTGGGATCTACCTGTGGATAATAGGGGGATAGTAAAAAAGTCTCAGGGTGCGATGGTACGCATGATCGGGTTTTGCAGTGAGATCAGAGTTTCGGTGGATTGAATTTCATCAATTGTTTGGATCTTGTTGATAAGTACATGCTGTAGCGCATCAATGGAGCGACACATGACCTTGATGAAAATGCTGTAGTGCCCGGTGGTGTAATACGCTTCTACCACTTCTTCCAGGTTGTTGAGTTTCTCCAGCGCTGAGGGGTAATCTTTGGCGCTTTTGAGGATGATGCCAATGAAACAGCACACATCGTAGCCCAGTTGTTTCGGATTCACCGCCAGACGGGTACCCAGAATAATCCCTGCCTGCTTCATTTTCTCTACCCTGACATGAATGGTGCCAGGACTGACACTGAACAGTTTGGCCAGTTCGGCATAAGGTGTGCGGGCGTTCTCCATTAAGGCATTGAGAATGCGGCGGTCGAGTTCATCCAAGGTATAGATGTCGGGCATGGTGTGAATCCCCAAAGGTTGGGCTGTAAAGGCTTGTCTGAGCGTTTTACTGGTTCTGGTGATAGCAATCAATCATCACGAAAGGTGATGGTGGTGTGGATTGCGGCTGATTCAACTGGCAAGCGGGACGTTATCGTGTTGAAAACGACGCAGCAGGCGGCTTTTCAGACTGGTGTCAAAACGCCAGATGTGATCGAAAATGCGCAAGATCCCAGGTTTACCATGAGCAGACATGGCCACGGCATGAAAACGGTGCTGTAAGTGATGCTGACGGTGTTTTATCTCATTGACCAGATCTTCAGGCAGGCGCTGGGCAATAAAGTCAGAAATGATAACGGCATCAGCATCTTGCCATTGTGGTGTATCCATCTTATCCAGCAGGGATGACAGACAACCGGCCAGATCGGTACCGCCGCGAAAGGTTTGGCTTAAGAAGCGGATCGCTTCTTCCAGCCCGTTTTCTGAGGTCAGGTCATAGCTGACTATGCCGGTGGAAAATAGCATGATGTAGCAACGGCGGTTATCAGCCAGCGCAATCCGCATCAGTGCCAGGCAAAACGCCTTGGCGCAACGTTCATTAAACCCGCCCATCGAACCTGAGGTATCAACGCAGACGATAAAAGGGCCACGCGGCTGTTGCTCGTTATGCTGATGAATCACCGGGCGCTCCAGCGTTTTCTCCCGCCAGCTTTCCCCCTGTAGCCGGTAGGTCAGCAAGCGGTGTTCGGACAGCCGACGATAAAACTCAAATTCCAGCTCGCTAATCCCTAATGTGGACAGTTCGGTGGGCAATAATCTCAGAATGTCATCGCTTTGGTGGACACCGCTCACCTGCTCCGGGGTAAAGGCCGGTTCCTGAACCATTATCTGAAATGGCTCTTTGGGGGCGTCGTGACTGAGTACGGATTGGGTTTCCCGGCTGCGCCCCAGCCGTTCAGCGAGGCGTTGCAGTTCGGGCTGCTGCTGTAAAAATGCGCCAGTTTCAAGCAGACCGCTGAGCGATTGCTTCATACGTTTGCTGGCAGAAAGATCCCATAGCCGACCGGCCGCCGTGTCATTTTCTGCCAGCACCGGCTCCAGTGCTCCGCTGATGGTCAGGCGTTTTTGGATCTCATCGAGCAATAGATCACGCTCTTGTTCCATAACTTGCTGATGCAGATTGAGTGTCTGTAACGTCAGGCTAAGACGCCAGCGTTGCATAAACAGGCCTTGCTGACTGCTGCTAATGGTCGAGGCGGCTGCGCGCGATGCCGATTGTATTAACTTCTCGGCCTGATTGAGAAAAGGCGAATCCACATGATGCAGTGTGGAGAGGATATCAGGCAGATGAGTCTGAAAGGTCTGTTCGTTAATCAGTTGGGTTTGCTGATAGCAGCTAAACTCTTTTTCCAGCTCAGGCGGAGCCTGAGTTCCGCGTAGCCGTTGACGCAGATTTTCTTTCCACTGCGGCATGTCACGCATAACGGCTGTTTTCAGTCGCGGGTACTTATCAAAAAACATCACCAGCTGTGGCGTCGCCATCAGAGTGACGATAACGTCATCCAGCAGATCGTTTTCATCGATGGATAACAGCATTTCCAAAGACTCCAGCGTCAGCATGACTGTTACTCCCGTTTTGACTGCTCTATTTGTTCATCGACCATCTGTAGGCTTTCTTCAATTTTGGCAAGCCATTCGCGGGGAATAAACAAACAGGGCTGGTGGCGTTCAAACTGCCTGCGTTGTTCACGCAACTGGATTTTCAGTGTGTCATATTCCTGAACTATCTCTTGGGGCAGCTCGGTTTTCATGACTCCGGGGAGCGATAATATGGCGCTTTGCAGGCTGATATCGCGAATAATCAGATGCTGACGTTCATCAATGTCCATATCCAGCCGTTGAGAAAATCCAACCCCATTGAGTTTACCGCGTATCTCTGCGCCTTTTTGTAACCATGCTGCCAGCGCTTCGCGTTCAAAGACCACATGTGTGACGGTGTGGTCATGTAAAAGCAGCGGTTTTTGTAACACCAGCGTCAGCTCCGGTGAGCTGACGCTTTCTGGTAAGGAGTGGTGGGGCTTACGGCCGAAAAAATTAACCTGACGCTCGACTTTGAACGCTT
This sequence is a window from Dickeya aquatica. Protein-coding genes within it:
- the mioC gene encoding FMN-binding protein MioC is translated as MTDITLISGSTLGSAEYVSEHLESLLQQEGFSTTLVHGPALDDVATGGLWLVVTSTHGAGDLPDNLQPFYDALATQRPDLSGLNYGAIGIGSSEYDTFCGAVEKVDQLMQALGARRIGEVLKIDVTQHDIPEDPAQEWLETWAELLKI
- the asnC gene encoding transcriptional regulator AsnC, which translates into the protein MPDIYTLDELDRRILNALMENARTPYAELAKLFSVSPGTIHVRVEKMKQAGIILGTRLAVNPKQLGYDVCCFIGIILKSAKDYPSALEKLNNLEEVVEAYYTTGHYSIFIKVMCRSIDALQHVLINKIQTIDEIQSTETLISLQNPIMRTIAP
- the viaA gene encoding ATPase RavA stimulator ViaA, which translates into the protein MLTLESLEMLLSIDENDLLDDVIVTLMATPQLVMFFDKYPRLKTAVMRDMPQWKENLRQRLRGTQAPPELEKEFSCYQQTQLINEQTFQTHLPDILSTLHHVDSPFLNQAEKLIQSASRAAASTISSSQQGLFMQRWRLSLTLQTLNLHQQVMEQERDLLLDEIQKRLTISGALEPVLAENDTAAGRLWDLSASKRMKQSLSGLLETGAFLQQQPELQRLAERLGRSRETQSVLSHDAPKEPFQIMVQEPAFTPEQVSGVHQSDDILRLLPTELSTLGISELEFEFYRRLSEHRLLTYRLQGESWREKTLERPVIHQHNEQQPRGPFIVCVDTSGSMGGFNERCAKAFCLALMRIALADNRRCYIMLFSTGIVSYDLTSENGLEEAIRFLSQTFRGGTDLAGCLSSLLDKMDTPQWQDADAVIISDFIAQRLPEDLVNEIKHRQHHLQHRFHAVAMSAHGKPGILRIFDHIWRFDTSLKSRLLRRFQHDNVPLAS